Within Vicia villosa cultivar HV-30 ecotype Madison, WI linkage group LG1, Vvil1.0, whole genome shotgun sequence, the genomic segment GTTTATGTTCTTACTTTAGTACAGGATTTTTTATTATAACAATTAGAATAGACCCTTTATTGTGAAGATAGATAAAGAATCAATTTTGTTGGACTAATACCTATAATAAGTCATTGTTTTGGTCTATATAGGTTATGCTAGCTATCTTGATTGGTCTACTCACTATCCTAACATGGCATTTCACAAAGATTTATACAACAAAGTCTCTAAATAGTCTTGCTTATGACCTACGTTACGAGCTTCTGCAACGTCCGATTTTGAGGATGTGGAACATTTTGAACACTACTGCTGAAATCACAGCTGCTCAAGTTAAGTTGTCTGAGTATGTTATCAGAAGCCATAGTAACCTAGCCAATCAAGCAGAACAAGTTCAGGTTGAGtttttataattgttttattttgattcgaGATTGCTGTTTTAAAACTTATTTGTTTTGTTCCAATTTGTGGCAGATGTATGAGTCCATGAGGGCTGTAACATGGGCGCTGTTTGCTAGTCGAAAAGCTCTCAACTCGATTACTGTCAAATACAACAACGGTTTTGTCCAGGCATTTCATAGAGACTTGAAGGATAATAATACTTTTTACATTTACACTGATCTTGCACATAATGAGACCAATTCATTTGCAGCAGATGATGAAGTTTCGAATGATGAAGAAGTTCATAGCAACAAGTCTGTGATTTGGTACCGAGAACAGCTTGATCCTGGCAGCGGCGAGAAGATCGGAAAAGCAATAAAAATTGCACCAGAAAACTCTATAAGTATAGCTGGCCTGTCCCAAGTACCCGACGGTGTAGCTTCGTGGAACGTTTCTGTGAACAAGTTTACGGATTCACCTTTACTTTCAGCAGCATTGCCGGTTTGGGATTCTTCTAATAAGAGCATTGTTGCAGTTGTGGGAGTCACTACTTCACTTTATAGTGTAGGGCAGCTAATGAAGGAACTAGTTGATAAGCACAGCGGTCATATATATTTGACCTCGCAAAAAGGCTATTTGCTCGCAACTTCCACGAATGATCCTCTACTGACAAATTCAAGAAAGAATCCTAAGCTAAAAATGGCTGTTGACTGTGATAATGAAGTAATAAGAGAAGGAGCTCAGTGGCTACAGAAAACCTACGGGAACGATTTCCCTCCGAGTCACGAGGTTCATGTAGAGAATGCCATGCTAGGTCGCCAGCAATATTATATTGATTCGTTCTACCTGAACTTGAACAGGCTTCCTCTGGTACATTTTAAGACACTTCACTTGTTCCTTATATTTGCTCTTATAATGTTTTTAAACATTTTGGTTGGCCTAACCTTTGTGCAGGTGGGCGTGATAATCTTACCGAGGAAGCATATCATGGGGCAGGCAGATGAAAGAGCCTTCAAAACATTGGTTATTCTAATATCTGCATCATTGTGTATTATCGTCATTGGATGTTTTTGCATTTTGATATTGACAAATGGAGTATCGAAGGAAATGAACCTTAGAGCAGAATTAATCAGTCATCTCGAAGCAAGAAGAAAGGCGGAGGCATCAAGCAACTATAAAAGCCAATTTCTCGCAAATATGAGGTTGGCTTTTTCGATTCAGTGTCTGTACAGACAACATTACTTAAGATGTAGTAATACAAGGTTTTTACTCTTCATAGATTTTTCTTGGATGCATTACAGTCATGAACTGAGGACACCGATGGCAGCAGTAATTGGATTACTCGACATTCTTTTGTCTGATGATCATCTCACAAATGAACAATGTGCAACCGTCACTCAAATAAGAAAATGCTCAACCACGTTACTCCGTTTACTCAATAACATCTTGGATCTAAGCAAGGTGAGATATAAGCTAAGGTTTTTTTCCGTTGTGGGAAATCTGGATTTATTCCAAAAAAGACTTCTAATATCTTGTAGCACATAGGTGGAATCGGGAAAACTAGTCTTAGAAGATGCCGAATTTGATTTGGGAAGGGAACTTGAAGGGCTTGTAGATATGTTTTCGGTGCAATGTATTAACCACACTGTAGAAATTATTTTAGACCTTTCTGGTATGAATCTAACTTTTTGTTGCATAAGATTAGTGATTGTAAGCCTCTAAAAGTTTCTGGTTAATTTTCCACAGACGATATGCCAAAGCTAGTTCGGGGAGATTCTGCTAGAGTAGTTCAAATTTTTGCAAATTTGATCAACAACTCAATCAAGTTTACTCTATGTAAAGTTCATGTCAATATTCATTTGTGTACTTCttgaaaaattaaagatttatCAAATGGTATTAATGAAGTACTGAAACTCTGATGGAAGACTAATCCTAACTCTTTTGGTTGATTTACAGCGGGACACATTATTCTGAGAGGATGGTGTGGAAACTCGAATTTTTATGGTGGTAATGAAAATTTCGAGCCGAAGAAATTTGGGTGTTCCCCAAAGACCAGGACGAAGCAGCATGAAAACCATGCAAAGAAGGCTTCTAATAGTGATAACAAAATGATAATTTGGTTTGAAGTCGATGACACGGGTTGCGGTATGAGCTGAAAATACTAGTCTAGAAAAACAGCATAAAAAACTGTCccttttgtggaaaaagaaaaaacagtTTAAGGTTAAATCATAATGATTTTCTTCACAAGTTTTTGACATTTGTAGGTATTGACCCTAGTAAATGGGATTCAGTGTTTGAAAGCTTTGAGCAAGCTGATCCATCAACTACTAGACTGTACGTCTGCGAGTAATTAATTACCTTGGTGCTACCAAATCAACACTACCTTGTTATCTGATATTGTAACTGAATTTTCAAATTAATTGAAACCATTGTCCAATAGTTAAAAATGACTTttgaaaatcatttatttaagATATAAGGAGTCCTTAAACCTTTTTTTTCGTTTCAGGCACGGAGGCACTGGTCTTGGTCTTTGCATTGTCAGATCCTTGGTGAGTAAGACCATTTTATATGTGAAGAGCATACGCATACCGTAATTACATCATGTAAATAGTCGAGGCTTATATCAGTTGCACGTTAACATGAGCATGAAAATCACGCTTTATTACTCTTTGGTGACAGGTTAATAAGATGGGTGGAGAAATCAAGATTGTCAAAAAGGAGGGACCAGGAACACTAATGCGATTATACCTGCGTCTCAACGCACCCGTGGATACCACAGAGCAACACTGTCAAGTAGATTTTGCTAACAACGGCTTAGTGGTGAGTAGTAGAATCTCCCTGGCACTTCACTGAGTTGACTGCAAAGATAATAAGCAGAACCTTAAATAAGAAGTGTCAAATCAATGCAGGTACTTCTTGCACTACATGGCAACATGAGTCGATTAATTACGTCTAAGTGGTTACAGACAAACGGCGTTGTCACTATGGAAGCATCTGAGTGGAATGGATTAACACAAATTCTAAAAGAATTATTTCATGAAAGAACTTCAGCTCATCATAATGATATCGAGTTTGATGCACCTTATCCAGCTCATGAGGTTCTGAAATCCAAATTGCTGAGCATACAGGAATTGACAAACCCGACATTTGTCATTGCTGTTGATATTGATCTACTTGACTTGAGCACAGATATATGGAAGGAACAACTTAACTTCCTTCACAAGTACTACGGCAGAGCGAAATTCATTTGGTTACATAACCATGACTCGGCTAAAATCATAAAGACGGAGCTTCGCAAGAAAGGGCGCATACTAACTGTCAACAAACCTCTTTACAAAGCAAAGATGGTGCATATTTTGGAAGCTGTCATAAACGAAAGAAATGTTGAGGCACAAAAGCAAAATATGATTACTTCGAGACTCACAGGGAAAGAAGGTGATTTGCATGAGAGTCTAGAGATTGATTATACAGCTCATTGTGACGTTGGAAGCTCAGATGGCTCTGACATATCTGAAATTGGTAGTTCTAATCTTGGTACTGCCAATGGAGATAAGCAAATAAAAGAGGTAGTTAGACTCAGTCGACCATCGATATACCAAAAAAGTAGCAGCTTATTAGGATTACATGATGAATATATGGAACATAGTAGTCTTGGTAATGAAGCGTTTATTTCAACAAGAGCAAAAGGTGAAGATTCTGAAGGTAGCGAAACAAATAAGGTTAGTGGTTCAAGTAAAGCTATAAAAGGAAATAAGTCTCTTGAAGGTCTGAGGATATTGCTTGCAGAAGATACCGCAGTAATTCAAAGGGTTGCAACGATAATGCTTGAAAAAATGGGAGCCACTGTTGTTGCTGTAGGTGATGGGCAACAGGCGGTGGATGCCCTAAATGGCACGATCGGTGTTGAAAATTGTAGAAACACAAGAACATCTGAAACTGAGATTCTAAGTTTCCCTTCATATGACTTAATCCTAATGGATTGTCAGGTATGTGTGTAAAACATGAAATTCTTTCCTTTGAATAAATTTAGGCCATGTTTGGATATACTACAacttaattaaacaaaaacactTGCAAGACAAAAAGTAATCATATAGTGCTTATTTATAAGATACAGCTTATTTTCTGATTCACACTGTGTTTGTGAAACAAAGCAGATGCCAAAGATGGATGGATATGAAGcaacaaaagaaataagaaaatcaGAAGTGGGAACTGGATTCCACATTCCAATTGTTGCTCTTACAGCTCATGCAATGTCATGTGATGAAGCCAAATGTTTGGAAGTGGGCATGGATGCTTATTTAACAAAGCCAATTGACTTTAAACTGATGGAATCTACCATTCTTTCACTCACAAGAGAGAAAACTTGACATCTCAAAAATGAGAATAGGATATGATGATGCTAACAAAGGATTGTCCTATATAGTCTACATCGAGAAAAAACACTAATTTTATGTCGTTTAAAAGTGTACTTCCGAACAATTTTTGCCGAACGGACGTATACTTCAAGAAACATAAGACTTTTTAGTAGCGAAGGCAAGTGAAAAATATCGGCCAATTATAAATGTATGGTAGTTTACAAAATATCAACATAAGAAAGAATGGCTTAACACATGAATTCCAGCAAATTTATGAATACAAAATCAAATAATCTTTTATTTGATAATATGGGACACTTTATTTGTATAATTCACATATTATTGTGCTCTTTGCAATCAGATGTAGAACACACCAATTTATTAGAGAGAGACACTTGTTTATTTCTTAAAATCAAAAACATCAATGTGGATTTGAGACTCTAGTTCTTAaaacttcaacaagaaagtacGAATTTCCATAGGACCAAGCTCGACGATAAAATCTGAAGTGCTCACAGAACCTCCCCTAACTGCTTGAGGTTCTTGTCCTTTGTCCCCTTCAACCTTCCAtgtcattttctttatttctgaCTTCTCTTGGTTAGCTGATAAACTTACCTCTTTCAACTCCTTTATCtgcattaaagaaaaaaaaatacttaatcCAAATTAAACTAGTCTAAGAAAGTATATGCATCACAAAGACAAGTTGAATATGTACCGTTTTTGTGGCAAACAACTTTTTCAGTTCAACTTTGGCTAGAGTTGAATATTGAGCATCTTCACTTTGCTATAATAACCAAATCGAAAACACAAGAGAATTATATTGCAACCAACATAGAGCCGTGAAAAAGAGAAAATACAAAGAGGATGATAATGATTTTCATATATTTACCTCATATAGATGTGCCAGCCGGAGAAGAACGATTCCACCATCCAACTCCTGAAAAACATTCAAGTTAGTGAGAGAGGGTGAGAGAGTGTTAAAAGAGCTATAACATTTATGAGCTCCATTTGATCTACCTCGAGAGTTATCAACGCAACATTAGGAGGCAAGCTGTAATTTGGATCAATGAAAGTTCCTTTGGTCAAATGAGAAGACTTCCAATTTTCTGCATTCTGTTCAATTAAATATCTCATAAGATGTAACACTTAGTCAAACAGCCGTGATTATTAGTCCATCAAGTACCAAAAATTAAGTCTATCGAACCTCGTGTGCGAAAGCCAATAAGAGTGGTGAGTAAATTTCTTGACCAGTTGTACGACGCCAGTGTGAACCAGATCCAACATTATCGATGCTGATATAGTAATTTCCTCTTACCTATGTAAAATTAGATATGACAGGAAAAAAGGTGATAAGAAATCTATTAGCTATACAGAGACAGAAGAGAGGAAAACACGAGGACGCATAGAAATATAAACGAATTGGTAACACTGCCATACCCTTAGTCCTTCACATTTAACTTTAATATCCTGTGTGCAAACTACTTCATTGAGTGACTCCCCTACTCCTCTACCATCGTCATTGGTAAGCCGCCTTGAGTAGTATTTAGTGTCAATAGATTGTATGCGATACAATAAGAATGAAATAGAGAATGAAAACTTAGTTAGATACCTATGAAGCATCAATTCCACCTCACCATCTTTGATGCTGGATCCACCGGTGGCACGATCAACTAAGACTGAGAATTCCGATTTCTTATCCTTGGTATAAATCCCAAGATTGAGCTGGTGAgaaaaaattagttatttttgAGATTGAGCGGgacaaatattataaatttataatatagttTTCATGTCACCCTATGATTATATTAACTTAATCAAAGACTACAAAATCGAAACTATTACAGTAAAAGAATTTTACTGGATAGTAGTTTCCTGCTACAGGCTGAGTAACATTAAGTGGCCAATCTTCCCTATGATCTTGGACCTGCATCGGCATTTTTTTAGGTTATATAAATACTTCATCCCCATAAGATTTCATATTAAACAGAAGACAAATGTATGAGTGTTACCCGTTTCAGAAAATCTCTTCCATTAGAATCAGTATAAAACTCCTTGTTTGTGGCCATATCTGTTGTCATTCTTGTGATTACCTCTTTCCCAATTCCATCGTTAGGAATCGGACCAATCTTCATACATAAATTTGTTTCagaactttattttttattttacaaataggTTTTTATTTGGCTAGTATCAAGATATTAGAGTGGTCGTCGAGACAAGGTGACTTACAGTATATTCGATTTCCGCATGGTCTTTGCCCTTGTACAGCCTAGTAACCTAATAAAAAGTAAACAGTCCCATTAAATTTTAAGCTATTTAGGTATATTTAATTAGTACTAGTAACTAATGTGAAAATTTTCAATATTAAATCACTCAAATTTGTAGTCTAAATTGGTAGCTTAACGTACAAGTTACTAACCTGGTAAATCCAAGAACTAAATGTCTGATGAACCTCGTCAACTAGTGGTCCACGGATTACCTTGAGGGGCACCTgcatatcaaatgaatcataaATGTGTCTATACAGATAAAAATATTCTATAATAAATGTAAAAGCCGAATGAAAGTGGACGCGAAGAATAGAAAACCTAAGGTAATTTGGAGCTTTCTATCGATTTCTTATTGTCTTTTGAGAACCTATATTCACTTCGTATTATATCTACCCAGTGACATAGGTTAACTGATTAAAGATAGTAACTTACCGATCTTGAAACAATATTTGGAGAGGATACATTTGGGCGGAATATATATGCACCAGATGCCTACATAAGAAATCACACGATTGAAGCATAcactataatatttaaatttgttcTTAGAATGATACGTACAAGGAAACTACTCACCTGAGAATCAAGAATATCACCGTCACTAGAGGCATACCAAAGGTAGTTTTGCTGAATTGGTATATTTACCTGAGAAATTTAAAAATCATGTCATTTTCTCTCCTACTCACTTAGAAATGTGTCTTCATGTTAAACAAAAATTTAAACCTAAGTGACAAAACTATGTCTTGAACAACTTGATTTGCATTGGAGTCTATAGAACTAAAATGATTCCTTGCATATGAAGTAAACGTTATGTATACTCAGCCAGACACAAAAATCATAAGTTCATAACAACATTGTGAAATTTTTTTtgaggtgtaagaacatgaaaAGTTTCTTACTCCAGTTTTGGAATTATATATCCTTTCGAGTAGTCCAGAGGTTGAAGAAAAGGACATCTTTAACTTT encodes:
- the LOC131640852 gene encoding histidine kinase 1-like isoform X1; this translates as MFTKCMHVFDRFFLCIATSWNKNITPNSTRKFNRDVEKEEDFQFASTQCLSSYYSVFVVRLAIMVMLAILIGLLTILTWHFTKIYTTKSLNSLAYDLRYELLQRPILRMWNILNTTAEITAAQVKLSEYVIRSHSNLANQAEQVQMYESMRAVTWALFASRKALNSITVKYNNGFVQAFHRDLKDNNTFYIYTDLAHNETNSFAADDEVSNDEEVHSNKSVIWYREQLDPGSGEKIGKAIKIAPENSISIAGLSQVPDGVASWNVSVNKFTDSPLLSAALPVWDSSNKSIVAVVGVTTSLYSVGQLMKELVDKHSGHIYLTSQKGYLLATSTNDPLLTNSRKNPKLKMAVDCDNEVIREGAQWLQKTYGNDFPPSHEVHVENAMLGRQQYYIDSFYLNLNRLPLVGVIILPRKHIMGQADERAFKTLVILISASLCIIVIGCFCILILTNGVSKEMNLRAELISHLEARRKAEASSNYKSQFLANMSHELRTPMAAVIGLLDILLSDDHLTNEQCATVTQIRKCSTTLLRLLNNILDLSKVESGKLVLEDAEFDLGRELEGLVDMFSVQCINHTVEIILDLSDDMPKLVRGDSARVVQIFANLINNSIKFTLSGHIILRGWCGNSNFYGGNENFEPKKFGCSPKTRTKQHENHAKKASNSDNKMIIWFEVDDTGCGIDPSKWDSVFESFEQADPSTTRLYVCEHGGTGLGLCIVRSLVNKMGGEIKIVKKEGPGTLMRLYLRLNAPVDTTEQHCQVDFANNGLVVLLALHGNMSRLITSKWLQTNGVVTMEASEWNGLTQILKELFHERTSAHHNDIEFDAPYPAHEVLKSKLLSIQELTNPTFVIAVDIDLLDLSTDIWKEQLNFLHKYYGRAKFIWLHNHDSAKIIKTELRKKGRILTVNKPLYKAKMVHILEAVINERNVEAQKQNMITSRLTGKEGDLHESLEIDYTAHCDVGSSDGSDISEIGSSNLGTANGDKQIKEVVRLSRPSIYQKSSSLLGLHDEYMEHSSLGNEAFISTRAKGEDSEGSETNKVSGSSKAIKGNKSLEGLRILLAEDTAVIQRVATIMLEKMGATVVAVGDGQQAVDALNGTIGVENCRNTRTSETEILSFPSYDLILMDCQMPKMDGYEATKEIRKSEVGTGFHIPIVALTAHAMSCDEAKCLEVGMDAYLTKPIDFKLMESTILSLTREKT
- the LOC131640852 gene encoding histidine kinase 1-like isoform X2, whose amino-acid sequence is MFTKCMHVFDRFFLCIATSWNKNITPNSTRKFNRDVEKEEDFQFASTQCLSSYYSVFVVRLAIMVMLAILIGLLTILTWHFTKIYTTKSLNSLAYDLRYELLQRPILRMWNILNTTAEITAAQVKLSEYVIRSHSNLANQAEQVQMYESMRAVTWALFASRKALNSITVKYNNGFVQAFHRDLKDNNTFYIYTDLAHNETNSFAADDEVSNDEEVHSNKSVIWYREQLDPGSGEKIGKAIKIAPENSISIAGLSQVPDGVASWNVSVNKFTDSPLLSAALPVWDSSNKSIVAVVGVTTSLYSVGQLMKELVDKHSGHIYLTSQKGYLLATSTNDPLLTNSRKNPKLKMAVDCDNEVIREGAQWLQKTYGNDFPPSHEVHVENAMLGRQQYYIDSFYLNLNRLPLVGVIILPRKHIMGQADERAFKTLVILISASLCIIVIGCFCILILTNGVSKEMNLRAELISHLEARRKAEASSNYKSQFLANMSHELRTPMAAVIGLLDILLSDDHLTNEQCATVTQIRKCSTTLLRLLNNILDLSKVESGKLVLEDAEFDLGRELEGLVDMFSVQCINHTVEIILDLSDDMPKLVRGDSARVVQIFANLINNSIKFTLSGHIILRGWCGNSNFYGGNENFEPKKFGCSPKTRTKQHENHAKKASNSDNKMIIWFEVDDTGCGIDPSKWDSVFESFEQADPSTTRLHGGTGLGLCIVRSLVNKMGGEIKIVKKEGPGTLMRLYLRLNAPVDTTEQHCQVDFANNGLVVLLALHGNMSRLITSKWLQTNGVVTMEASEWNGLTQILKELFHERTSAHHNDIEFDAPYPAHEVLKSKLLSIQELTNPTFVIAVDIDLLDLSTDIWKEQLNFLHKYYGRAKFIWLHNHDSAKIIKTELRKKGRILTVNKPLYKAKMVHILEAVINERNVEAQKQNMITSRLTGKEGDLHESLEIDYTAHCDVGSSDGSDISEIGSSNLGTANGDKQIKEVVRLSRPSIYQKSSSLLGLHDEYMEHSSLGNEAFISTRAKGEDSEGSETNKVSGSSKAIKGNKSLEGLRILLAEDTAVIQRVATIMLEKMGATVVAVGDGQQAVDALNGTIGVENCRNTRTSETEILSFPSYDLILMDCQMPKMDGYEATKEIRKSEVGTGFHIPIVALTAHAMSCDEAKCLEVGMDAYLTKPIDFKLMESTILSLTREKT
- the LOC131640866 gene encoding alpha-mannosidase; this translates as MWTMGDDFQYQYAESWFKQMDKLIHYVNKDGRVNALYSTPSIYTNAKNAANQLWPLKTDDYFPYADGPYAYWTGYFTSRPGLKRYVRFLSGYYLAMRQLELFAGKRSTVYNTLDLADALGIAQHHDAVSGTAKQHTTDDYAKRLAIGASKAEAAVSSSLAYLVSKQSGDQSSAVASAFSQCQLLNISYCPPTEDNIPETKDLVVVLYNPLGWNRTDIVRIPVNEANLVVKDSSGNNLEVQYVDVDSVTTDLRSFYVKAYLGLSPKKAPKYWLLFQVSVPPLGWSTYFISKATGKSTRRKGELSRLNNKKGENIEIGPGKLKMSFSSTSGLLERIYNSKTGVNIPIQQNYLWYASSDGDILDSQASGAYIFRPNVSSPNIVSRSVPLKVIRGPLVDEVHQTFSSWIYQVTRLYKGKDHAEIEYTIGPIPNDGIGKEVITRMTTDMATNKEFYTDSNGRDFLKRVQDHREDWPLNVTQPVAGNYYPLNLGIYTKDKKSEFSVLVDRATGGSSIKDGEVELMLHRRLTNDDGRGVGESLNEVVCTQDIKVKCEGLRVRGNYYISIDNVGSGSHWRRTTGQEIYSPLLLAFAHENAENWKSSHLTKGTFIDPNYSLPPNVALITLEELDGGIVLLRLAHLYEQSEDAQYSTLAKVELKKLFATKTIKELKEVSLSANQEKSEIKKMTWKVEGDKGQEPQAVRGGSVSTSDFIVELGPMEIRTFLLKF